A section of the Humulus lupulus chromosome 2, drHumLupu1.1, whole genome shotgun sequence genome encodes:
- the LOC133815475 gene encoding uncharacterized protein LOC133815475, whose protein sequence is MNDMNDDVGVTMGYTKAWRSREKALHLVRGNPDDSYQKLLMYLYMLKQANPRTITHLLTDKEDRFKYLYIAFSNSIKDSENDKSWLWFFSKLRDTYGEPEGLAIVFDRHKSTDNAVHIVYPNAFHGACMFHLLNNLKSKYGSLGEELQMNVIAAVKAYTKTECEHYMRGLDRLDRRIRPYLEKVKYETWARSYSPTKRYTMMTSNIAESLNAALKAARNLPIDILVECLTSLVQKWVWNNSNNANGTFTKVSTATENELKHDIVSKMKFQEDEMSCGHAVAVIAKRNLRVYDYCAKFYKTETLKALYEENVNPLPHKDEWNLPQHLDIVVLPPKATIHAGRPRKKRL, encoded by the exons ATGAATGACATGAATGATGACGTTGGAGTAACCATGGGATACACAAAAGCATGGAGATCAAGAGAAAAAGCTTTGCATCTTGTAAGAGGGAACCCTGATGATTCATATCAAAAGTTGCTAATGTATCTTTACATGTTGAAGCAAGCAAATCCAAGAACAATAACACACCTACTCACAGACAAGGAAGATAGATTCAAATACCTATACATAGctttctctaactcaatcaaag ACTCTGAAAATGATAAATCTTGGCTTTGGTTCTTCTCCAAACTGAGAGACACATATGGAGAACCCGAAG gATTGGCTATTGTTTTCGACAGACACAAGAGCACAGACAATGCAGTACATATAGTGTACCCAAATGCTTTCCATGGAGCTTGCATGTTTCACTTGCTCAATAATTTGAAAAGCAAGTATGGAAGCCTTGGAGAAGAGCTACAAATGAATGTCATTGCAGCAGTAAAAGCATACACAAAAACAGAATGCGAACACTACATGAGAGGCCTTGATAGACTTGACAGACGCATTAGACCCTATTTAGAGAAAGTCAAGTATGAAACTTGGGCAAGATCATACTCACCAACAAAAAGATACACCATGATGACATCCAACATCGCAGAATCGCTCAATGCTGCACTAAAAGCTGCAAGAAATCTCCCTATTGATATCTTGGTTGAATGCCTTACAAGTTTGGTTCAAAAGTGGGTTTGGAACAACTCAAATAATGCAAACGGAACATTCACAAAAGTCTCTACAGCAACAGAAAATGAGTTGAAACATGACATTGTTTCGAAAATGAA GTTTCAAGAAGATGAAATGTCTTGTGGGCATGCAGTAGCTGTAATTGCAAAGAGAAACTTGAGAGTGTATGATTACTGTGCAAAGTTTTACAAAACAGAAACATTGAAAGCATTGTATGAAGAAAATGTTAATCCGTTGCCCCATAAAGACGAATGGAATCTCCCACAACACTTAGACATAGTGGTGCTCCCTCCAAAGGCAACAATCCATGCAGGAAGACCAAGAAAGAAAAGATTATGA